The Theileria annulata chromosome 3, complete sequence, *** SEQUENCING IN PROGRESS *** genome has a segment encoding these proteins:
- a CDS encoding Theileria-specific sub-telomeric protein, putative (9 probable transmembrane helices predicted for TA17585 by TMHMM2.0 at aa 20-39, 112-134, 144-166, 206-228, 340-362, 375-397, 420-442, 462-484 and 489-508;~Signal anchor predicted for TA17585 by SignalP 2.0 HMM (Signal peptide probability 0.010, signal anchor probability 0.618) with cleavage site probability 0.002 between residues 41 and 42), which produces MYKCPSRCQPAEDVRGNCPLLQVAYILAGLAMMLNIRLSYSSAPYALIRFRLPENLFSVFVRRMASSLELWCLPGFIIVDIMDLAVKLTIKGIGSTGDNSLKSKQLKFNSIILLSIVAQWLNFITYVILFFVYLAGGDHGRLTTFYWTIAVSGFVFGISNPLVYAVDYNHVPIYIVGENCFPALTSFMHYITSLMFGNRRKYDSDFLIVGIDIIVAILISFVAAIVWTVAYGFCTDADPMCEITYTTEGANYTIKFKYKGTETEKTGKLTTNTLTGTQIGTTPTKWQYTVKDTTSNIRYTFTHTNGTINAGDAITEQPVTIQYGHVFAEGFSGTNANPYMIAPLLIVLVGMGIVYAIYPGIAPGMIVPFYLIDKIEMVLLIATIFPPVIVAILRRTAGWKDPRSPLCEWSPDNSGGDGSFWHIFDLVVPIMIILAYIFIYSLHYRDSSLSRSIVNQPKMSTALSITFYMCHEISLAVGFAGMIGNAAEWTVLAQMIGAFLMVFLALYSEGYIIEYKSHDPAHWPTEGMTKWNAFCYWCKRASKITNHNLRSLFTTDLRRDLLLCIQKNELI; this is translated from the coding sequence ATGTATAAGTGTCCCTCTAGATGTCAGCCTGCTGAAGATGTTAGGGGCAATTGCCCATTACTTCAGGTCGCATATATTCTTGCTGGACTTGCTATGATGCTTAATATTAGGCTCTCATATAGTTCTGCTCCATATGCACTTATTAGATTCAGATTACCTGAGAATCTATTTAGTGTATTTGTAAGGAGAATGGCCAGTTCTTTGGAACTTTGGTGTCTACCAGGTTTCATCATTGTTGACATAATGGACCTAGCTGTCAAACTAACAATCAAAGGCATAGGCAGCACCGGTGATAACAGCCTCAAATCAAAACAACTCAAGTTCAACTCCATCATTCTTCTTTCCATAGTTGCTCAATGGTTAAATTTTATCACATAcgtaatattattttttgtttatttggCGGGTGGAGACCATGGTCGTCTAACTACATTTTATTGGACTATTGCTGTATCTGGATTTGTTTTTGGTATAAGTAATCCTTTGGTCTATGCTGTTGACTATAATCATGTACCCATCTATATTGTTGGTGAAAATTGTTTTCCAGCTCTAACCTCATTCATGCACTATATTACATCACTCATGTTTGGTAACCGAAGGAAATATGACAGTGACTTTCTAATTGTAGGAATTGACATTATTGTAGCAATACTAATCTCATTTGTGGCAGCTATCGTGTGGACAGTTGCCTATGGATTCTGCACAGATGCTGATCCTATGTGCGAAATTACTTATACTACTGAGGGAGCTAATTACACTATTAAGTTCAAATATAAGGGTACTGAGACTGAAAAGACTGGTAAACTTACTACTAATACCCTTACTGGTACCCAAATTGGTACTACTCCTACTAAATGGCAATATACTGTTAAGGATACTACGTCTAATATCCGTTACACTTTTACACATACTAATGGTACGATTAATGCTGGTGATGCTATAACTGAACAACCTGTTACTATTCAGTATGGTCATGTATTTGCTGAAGGATTCTCTGGTACTAATGCTAATCCATATATGATCGCTCCATTACTTATTGTCCTAGTCGGTATGGGTATAGTTTACGCTATTTACCCTGGTATAGCACCTGGTATGATTGTACCATTCTATCTaattgataagattgaaATGGTACTTCTAATAGCCACCATATTTCCACCGGTAATAGTTGCCATCCTAAGGAGGACTGCTGGGTGGAAAGATCCTAGGTCTCCACTATGTGAATGGTCCCCTGATAATTCAGGAGGTGATGGTTCATTCTGGCATATCTTTGATCTTGTGGTTCCTATTATGATCATTCTAGCctatatattcatttattcaCTACATTATAGAGACTCCTCACTATCTAGGTCTATCGTTAACCAACCTAAGATGTCTACAGCCTTGAgtattacattttatatgtgtcaTGAGATCTCACTAGCTGTGGGATTCGCTGGTATGATAGGTAATGCAGCTGAATGGACAGTGTTAGCTCAAATGATAGGTGCATTCCTTATGGTCTTCCTAGCTCTTTATTCAGAGGGATacattatagaatataaaagtcATGATCCTGCTCATTGGCCCACAGAAGGTATGACTAAATGGAACGCGTTCTGCTATTGGTGTAAAAGAGCCAGcaaaataactaatcaTAATCTTAGATCATTGTTTACAACTGATTTACGTAGAGATTTACTTTTATGTATTCAAAAGAATGagttaatttaa
- a CDS encoding uncharacterized protein (Signal peptide predicted for TA17575 by SignalP 2.0 HMM (Signal peptide probability 0.996, signal anchor probability 0.001) with cleavage site probability 0.492 between residues 17 and 18;~GPI-Anchor Signal predicted for TA17575 by DGPI v2.04, no cleavage site predicted) encodes MKLLSLTLSIILGVNWAICTLSGYKNDVMCGCEETCNTHQKPTESDIKVYTLDSNDKREENNTTKYNFEKYFYGFVLRLNDVVKSVEIKFKDKTMWVYDENKNIYPVKAYFDTSQTLCLLEFKDLYYSYNLCGSTTKLLNYLNLFLRELESQINQSLNCLIMATIMYLKLIPMINVV; translated from the coding sequence atgaaGTTACTATCCCTAACCTTATCGATTATTTTAGGTGTTAACTGGGCTATTTGTACTTTGAGTggatataaaaatgatgtAATGTGTGGTTGTGAGGAAACCTGTAACACTCATCAAAAACCGACTGAATCTGATATTAAAGTTTACACATTAGATTCTAATGACAAAAGAGAGGAAAATAATACTACCAAATACAATTTTgagaaatatttttatgGATTTGTTTTAAGGTTGAATGATGTAGTTAAGTCTGTTGAGATAAAGTTCAAGGATAAAACAATGTGGGTTtatgatgaaaataaaaatatatatccTGTAAAAGCCTACTTTGATACATCTCAAACCTTATGTTTATTAGAGTTTAAAGatctttattattcatataaCCTATGTGGTTCTACAACAAAATTACTAAACtatttgaatttgtttCTAAGGGAACTGGAAAGTCAAATCAACCAGAGTTTGAACTGCTTGATTATGGCCACCATTatgtatttaaaattaataccAATGATAAATGTAGTTTAA
- a CDS encoding SfiI-subtelomeric fragment related protein family member, putative, with translation MKYIITTKSGYVFSKVQYDGKEVWKKNTTIRPTRIFIKLNESYLIISTSDGDTLYYQYANKKWTLRTDKNTDAVETETDQLIKKLRENGDTEIADLVEKLKKIKTQCHL, from the coding sequence atgaaatatattattactacCAAGTCTGGCTATGTATTTTCAAAGGTTCAGTACGATGGTAAAGAGGTATGGAAAAAGAATACAACTATACGTCCTACCcgtatatttataaaactaaacgaatcttatttaattatttcaactTCGGATGGTGACACTTTGTATTATCAATATGCTAATAAGAAATGGACTCTTCGAACTGATAAAAATACTGATGCAGTTGAAACCGAAACTGATCAGTTAATCAAAAAATTAAGAGAAAATGGCGATACTGAGATAGCTGACTTAgtagaaaaattaaaaaagaTAAAGACTCAATGTCACCTATAA